Proteins encoded in a region of the Tepidibacillus fermentans genome:
- the dut gene encoding dUTP diphosphatase translates to MYPIKIKRLPGYDHAKIPQRMSEGASGFDIFAAINEPIRLRAGERRLIPTGFAIEMPIGVEAQIRPRSGLALKHGISILNTPGTIDADYRGEVGVIIINLGQEDFEIKPGDRIAQLVFVEVPKVTLEEVEELSDSTRGTGGFGHTGR, encoded by the coding sequence TTGTATCCAATTAAAATTAAAAGATTACCAGGATATGACCATGCAAAAATCCCTCAAAGAATGTCCGAAGGAGCAAGTGGTTTTGATATTTTTGCAGCAATAAACGAACCGATCAGACTAAGAGCAGGTGAAAGAAGATTAATCCCTACTGGTTTTGCGATTGAGATGCCGATTGGGGTTGAAGCACAGATACGACCTAGAAGTGGATTGGCCTTAAAACATGGCATCAGTATATTAAATACTCCTGGAACCATTGATGCGGATTATCGTGGAGAAGTCGGAGTTATTATCATAAATTTAGGACAAGAAGACTTTGAGATTAAACCTGGTGACCGTATTGCTCAACTGGTATTTGTGGAAGTTCCAAAAGTCACTTTGGAAGAAGTTGAGGAATTAAGTGATTCAACGAGGGGTACAGGCGGCTTTGGACATACAGGTAGATAA
- a CDS encoding aspartyl-phosphate phosphatase Spo0E family protein, with amino-acid sequence MNNETEDILIREIERIRKELHQKVGTEPIKTHDVLMKDDLLELSRDLDKLIIQYMNRKK; translated from the coding sequence ATGAATAACGAAACAGAAGATATACTGATTCGTGAGATAGAGAGAATTCGAAAAGAATTACATCAGAAGGTGGGTACGGAACCAATCAAAACACATGATGTATTGATGAAAGATGACCTTTTGGAATTAAGTAGAGATTTAGACAAATTGATTATTCAATATATGAATCGAAAGAAGTAA
- a CDS encoding YlmC/YmxH family sporulation protein has protein sequence MRFSELSGKEIVDLNNGERIGTIGPTDMVIDPNTGKIEGLVIPKGKRFGKAKEEFYIPWTSIRKIGPAIIIVENHNSLKTT, from the coding sequence GTGAGATTTAGTGAATTAAGTGGAAAAGAGATTGTTGATTTAAACAATGGTGAACGAATTGGTACTATTGGTCCAACCGATATGGTAATAGATCCAAATACAGGAAAGATAGAAGGGTTGGTTATACCAAAAGGGAAGCGTTTCGGTAAAGCAAAAGAAGAATTTTATATTCCGTGGACATCGATTCGAAAAATTGGTCCAGCAATTATTATTGTAGAAAATCACAATTCATTAAAAACAACTTAA